In the Castor canadensis chromosome 1, mCasCan1.hap1v2, whole genome shotgun sequence genome, AAGTATCACAGTGTACATCAATGATAATATGTAGTTTTACATAGGTTATTATGAATCTTACAATAGTAAGTTTCCATACTTTTTTCAATTTGCCAGAGAATATCTATTTTGtaattttccagaaaaattatttaactgTGTATTTAATCATCTGTTCTAATTGTTCCTATTCTAATTCATAACTGTCTGCCTATattcttattaaattatttttgcccCTAATTTTATGTtgaaagttgtttttattttgaagttcttttgtttgttttttaattactcTCATTGGTTCCTTGTTCATATAGCTGTATTTTCTGTGCGTTATAAATTTGTGGTTCCTGGAgttctttttatgattttattagcatataatagttgtatgggggatacattttgatatttacatgtgagcatacaatatatcttagttagatttatctCCATCATCATTGTCCTACTTCCactctccccccttcttagaacaatttcaacaagtttcatttttctattttcatgtatgaatacaaaatacatctaccatatatgccctcattccccctttcttgTGCCcatccccctcctactggtacccacccctggaaaagatttatttttccctcctgcccttcatttttttaaaactaagtatatattgatagtctaAGGGAGTTTCACCATGATACTTCAGGCCTCTATATATCATGCTTTGATCAAAGTAACCCCTCCCCTCCAtcactttctcattctctctcaccatgctcccctaacatTCAACAGCTTACTGCACAGTGCAtgatattatattcatgtatggatGAGGTGTTTCAAtacttttcattctctaacatgttctttctctctcctacctCCCACAGCCCCTCAGACGGACTCACTAGTACAGTTTGGTTCTCtctgtcactatatatatatgtatgtatatacatatatgtatgatcATTTATGTATCCatgtatacatttaacttataggtctagcttccacatatgagagaaaatatgctacTTTGagtttttgagcttggcttactttgcttaatatgaaattctccagttccatccatttacctgcaaacaacatactttcattctttttatgactgactaaaactctattgtgtatacatacgacattttcttaatccattcatcagttgtggagtGCCTGGGGTTTAATATGCAACATTTGATTATTGTTCACTTATAAATAATCTCaaaattttcagtttaaattattcatttgacccaagagatttttaaaaattgtttaaaatattttttcaaatagtcagatatttgtttagttttaacAAAGTTGGTCTTATTAATGCTTACTATACTTGCATTTTTTCAGAAAAGTaagtttttatatttgaatatgaATTGTACATATAACACTTATTATCCAAAATAGTATAGCTATGTGCTAACAATCCTAATATATttactaataaaatgaaattatagaaTAATAAATCAGTAAGGAATTAAAAGCATTGTCCAAACCTACCTCACTTTATCTCTTTCATTAAACATAATAtgtttaatattaattaattaaaattaataacaaaaataaaattaatgtttattattaatgtCATATTATTATATATACTGGTTCTAGTCCACGgactgaataatttttaaagagaagaaatttattttttggagttctggaggctgagaagtatAGGACCCTTATGTGGTGTCATAACATGGCAGAAAACATCAcgtggtgagagagagagagagtgagaaagagcaaAATTTGCTTTTATAACAAACCCATTTTTCTGATAACACATTTCTTCAAGTGTGTGCAGAACTGTCATGACccaatcaccttttaaaaatatcaccTTTCAACATTGTTGTGTTTGGGAGTAAGTTTCCAAACGTGAACTTTGGGAGACAGGTTCAAACTGTAGCAGTACTATTTTCTAGAAGAAGTAGCCATAAGCAGAGTTTCCTTTGATGGGTTAGAAATACCACCCTTCTTCCTCGTCAGTTGAGGAGATTGACTCCAGGGAGGCCAAGAAGGCTATGGTTCAGGGGCACAGTGATATTGAGGGGATAGCAGCAAAGCAAAAACGCTCCAGAGGTGTTCAAAGCAAATTCAGTGGAGTCTGCATTAGTGTCAAGTCTTTAAATATATGTCAAGGATAAAAACTACTTGAACAGATTAAAGGGCTTGAACAGATTAAGGGAACAGAAAAGGGACAATATCCAAGATTTACATAGGACTGAGACTGTTGTTCCCAACAGCCAGATTGGAAAAATCTCTTAACAGGACATACTTTGACGGTGCCTAACTctaaagaatgaattaaaatgagaaCAAATCAGTGTTCATCTATGAGTAGTCAATGATAAAGGAAAATCTGCTGTGAGTTGTTTGAAAAAATGATCTTCCCTGAGAGTGGAGGAAAGTGCCCTTCTGTCCTATATCCCTTCTTTCCTTGGATACAATGAGGGCCTGATAACTAAAGACACAGAAATTTATTCAGCAACCATGAGGCAAGCAGGTTGAGGATGGAACTCAGGATTTTAAGAGTAGCAAGTGAGAGGGTAACATTTTCTAACCACCAAACGGGCACCTGACAAAGCACCCAGAAGGTCTGCCTTTGCCATGAGCAAAGTTGACCCTTCGCTAAGGACTGTATGGATCCCATCTAATGAGCttaaaaggaagcagaaaaagactATGTTTCCAAATAAttgtgtttcaaaataaaatttaagaatatttaagAGTAGAAAAACATCCATCATCCAACAAGGTAAAAGAAGCAATGTCTGACATCCAATTAAATATTACCAGCTTTGCAAAGATgtaggaaagaaaatacaaatcaagatGATGATGTATGTGGTTGTGGGAGGGCTGGTGAGGCCGTCTACCACTTCTACAAGAACTCTTCACTTCCAAAAGAAGTGAAGGGGCATATaatctacagagtattttaagTACAATAATACAAAGATGAAACATTGTTACTGTTTATTAGTAGGAAGAGTCAGCTATTCTAAACAAAGGCAATGAACAAATATTCCTTTCCTTCAGGGTCATCTATCACACCAGTCCCACTCTCCTGGTATGTCACTGGACCACTCTCTAGAATCTGTTGTTTTGTAgatatgaaattttaattatttttatctttaattaccTTCTAATATGGACTCTTTTTAACAGTAATTTAAAGTTTATTCCAACTATAATGCAAGTTATTCTGACTTTAAGGGAGTATCACATGGCATACTTCTGAGTCCATTCCTGAGATAGTCTGTTGTACTTTGTTTTATAGATCCTGCACTAGGGGGTCGTCTGGGTTTGGATCACATAGCAGTGAACAAATGGATAAAAGAACTTTAGAAATAGTTGAAGCAGACcattgtgattttaaaatatcGAGACAAATGCTGCCATTACTGTTAATATTTGGATGATAAATTCTTGTTGTAAATGCAACCTTAGGTGGTTTGATGGGTTAGTCTGTAGGAAAATGAATTGTCAAAAAGAATACACCACCTTGGTATGGGCTGTCATTAGGTCTCATAATTGTGGCTTGACAGTGAAACATATCATCCACAACTGGACCTGCAGTACATTGTGCTGGAGGGTCACAGGCCAAATCACTAAATTCCTTATTAATCCATTTCAGTGCCATAgtctgtgctttttgcctggctcCTTTCTATCTCGGTGTGCTCAAGTGTCCGGCCAATGCTGTAGATTATTCGGGTATGGGAAAAGGATTGTTTCTTCTTCTCACACAGGCTCTGCCAGACACAGGTGCTTGATGTTTAGGAGGTTCAGGAGAACCTTGTAGCTGGCTAACCCTAATATAACCTCTTAATGAAGGATGTGTTAAATAATAGGTACCCagtaattatttgttgaatggagGAAAGTTTGACTTTCTCCTGTGCTTTCATATGAAGAAAActcaatgatttaaaatttttaaatccagAAATTTGTGATATCAAGCATAGACTAATacttaattaaaaattgaaaacctCAGTACTCAACTGACTATGTATGTCTTTTTCATTAATAAGATACCAATACCAGGCAGTACTATATAAAGACTTAAATGATACAAAATGAAGAACACTGTTGGTAAGGCAGGTTCATAGAAAAAATGTGCTGGACTGATACAAAATTGTGAAATAATTTCATAACAATTGAGGAAGACTAACTtaatataaacataattttccATTTCAATGACCTTGAATATAGAAGTTACTGCTATTGGATATCTGTGAGCAtaacaagaaataagaaaaccaTGCACAATATTATctgtatcattttaaatttatttgttggCTATATTTGCAtgccattttatattaaaaatttcaagaaaacaacatacatataatattaaaatataactgCTCAATTTCTTTAAGTTAATGATCAAACTAtagaaatactttttaataattaatttataacttttgggcttaaatattacattttacataattgcaaaaataatttcatcCCAAGGTTAAAACTGAATGGTTCAGTGGGAAGGGAGATGAGAAGATTTGGATTCTAGTTTGGTTGTATGACTTTGAGCGCATAAATTACCATTGCTGAACATTAATTTTCTACTCTGTAAAAGAGATAATAGAAGTTTCAATGAAGATGTTGTATATGAGAGACGTTTGTAAGAGTAGTATTTAAAATGAGTAACATTAGATCTATGTATACATTAGAACATATGtgataaaatagaaatgtttGTTCAATGATATCTGACTTAGAATTCAGCATTATATTTTATGGTAGACATAAATTTCAGGGACACCAAAGTGCATTTAAAGAACAAACATTTATATCTGAAATTGAGGTACTCactgaaaaagataaaaaccaaacaaaaatggtTGTTAACAACTATGGCACAACAGTAAGTAATCAACTCTTGTCATTGCTTAACTAGAAAACATAATCTTCTAAATATGATCTCAAAAACCTCAGCAACACATAGTACCATTGTAATTACAGTAAATGTATACATTGCAATGAGAAAAATGGTCTTTTCAAAGTGTTCTGGAACCATACATTTTATCATAGTCATTTTTTTCCCAAGAGATCCAGCATCACACAAGTAAAGAGGTTTTACTTGGTAACCAAAAAGGTGGATCTGAAGCCAAAATGCTATCACTTCTAGACTAACtcttaataaaactgaaaagatgtAAATCACAGTGTAGATGGGCTTTTGAAGAATACACTCTTGATTGATGCTTTTGCATGCAGCATAAAGATGGAAAATAGCACCAGGAACCAGGACAATCACTAGTTGTAATGCCCAGAACACCTAAGGTGTGTCAGAAATAGCTTAGTCAAACCATTTAATGAACATGTaaacaaaatattctaaaaattggCTGACCCAATGAAAGTTACCTTAAAAATCCCAAGTTTCATAAAGgtcttataaaaaataaagtaatacaaTGAACATAGTAAAGTTTAAAATGCTTCATGCAATTACCAAGATgtttaaagtttttaaacataTGGTAGTTGTGAAAACTTAGTCATATTTTAGTAGCATTGCCTATAAATTGCTGAGAATGATGAATTAATTTTAGTAGTTACTTAATTTCTATACTGTAAATACAAGTCTGGAATATGATTATAATATCAATATATAATGGAATTCTAAAATTGGAAGAAACTCTTGACCAACTCAAATTCAGTTTTTCCAAAATATAcagcaaattaaagaaaaatcaatataatCACGCCTGTTGGAGTACTTCTCTTTATGacattattttacattaaaaagaaaagattgtc is a window encoding:
- the LOC109700780 gene encoding ubiquitin-conjugating enzyme E2 D3-like translates to MALKWINKEFSDLACDPPAQCTAGPVVDDMFHCQATIMRPNDSPYQGGVAFTTRIYHPNINSNGSICLDILKSQWSASTISKVLLSICSLLCDPNPDDPLVQDL
- the Gje1 gene encoding putative gap junction epsilon-1 protein codes for the protein MSLNYIKNFYEGCVSTIQKNFHTLFFGSIRMFFLGVLGFAVYGNEALHFSCDPDKRERNLFCYNQFRPITPQVFWALQLVIVLVPGAIFHLYAACKSINQECILQKPIYTVIYIFSVLLRVSLEVIAFWLQIHLFGYQVKPLYLCDAGSLGKKMTMIKCMVPEHFEKTIFLIAMYTFTVITMVLCVAEVFEIIFRRLCFLVKQ